The DNA window GGGCCAAGGCTATACGGTGGCCGCCGCTCCGAGGGCGCCGTTCAGCCCGTCAGGCCCGCGGCCCGGGCGTAGGCGGCCGGGTCCACGGGGCGCGTGCGGCGCGCCAGCCCCTCGACGACGAGCAGGTAGGAGACGACGACCAGCTCGCGCACGAGGTCGGCGTCGAGGCTCTCCCCCGGCGTCAACGTGATCCAGTGCCGCTTGTTCATGTGGTAGCCGGGGGCGATGTCGGCGTACTGGCGGCGCAGCGCCGCGCCGTCCTCCGGATCGGCCTTGAGCGTGAGCATCTGCGGGCCGGTCGTCTCGGTCAGCAGCGCGAAGATCCTGCCGCGGACCTTGTAGACGTCCCAGTCGGGGCCGAAGGGCCGGTCGAGCCGGGAACCGGGCAGGGACCGGGCGATCTCGTGGGCTCTGGCGCGCAGCTCATCGGCGTTCACCGCCCCATCATGCCCCGACGACGGAGCCGCCGGGACCGGGCGCGGCGCTCGTGCCCGACGGCGCCGGGACCGGACGCGGCTCCGTCATTGCCCGGACCGGGCTCCGCCGCCGGGGCGCTCCGAGCGGCCCCGCTCCCAGGAAGCGTTCAGAATGTCTTGGCAGCCTTCCCCCGTCATCATCGACGCAACGGAAGGAGCCGCTCATGGCGGACAAGGACGCCATCTACGACCGGGTCGCCGGCAAGGTCAAGGAGACCGCCGGGAAGGTCACCGGGGACAAGGAGACCGAGACCGAGGGCAGGCTCCAGAACATCGAGGGCAAGGTCGCCGAGAAGTTCGGCGAGGTCAAGGACGAGGTCGCCGAGAAGGCCGACGACGTCAAGGGCGCCGTCAAGGGCGTGGCCGCCCGCTTCAAGAAGGACGAGTGAGGCCCCGACGCCCCTTGCGCTGAGGCGCCCGGAACCCCGCGGGGTGCCGGGCGCCTCGCAACGTCCGCACCGGGGTGGCGGTCAGGCGCCGTCGGACCCTTCGCGCATCTCCAGCGCAGTCTCCAGCACGGCCCCGACCCCGGCGGCGAGCACGGGGTGCGCGGCCGCGGCCAGGCGCACGACCTCGTCGGGGTCGGTGGGCTCGGCGGACAGGGACAGGTCGGACACGACGCTCATCCCGGCCACGCGCACGCCGAGCTGATGCAGGGCGACGGCCTCCAGGACGGTGGACATGCCCACGCAGTCGGCGCCCAGGGAGGCCAGCATGCGGGTCTCCGCCATGGTCTGGTACTCCGGGCCGCGGACCATGGCGTAGGTGCCGGCGCGCCGGGTGAGCGCGCTCAGCACCCCCGCGAGCTCCGGGTCCCACACGCCGCGCACGTCGACGAACACGGTGCCGGCGAAGGGCGAGGCGCCGGAGAGGTTGAGGTGGTCGGTGATGGTCATGACCTCCCCGATCCGCCAGTCGCGCAGGCAGCCGTTGGCATTGATCAGGACGGCGGCGCGCACCCCGGCGGCCGCGGCGGCCCGGACCAGGGCGACGACGGGCGTCGTCCCGCGCCCCTCGTACAGGTGGGTGCGGCCGTGGGCGACGAGCACCCGCGCCGGGCCGCCAGCGCCCGCCGCGCGCTCGAAGGAGTCGAGGCGGTCGGCGTGCCCGGGCGCCGCGGGCGCGGGCACGCCGGGCAGGTCGGACAGCGGCAGCGCGGCCGCCGGCTCGCCCCAGGCGGCCAGGGCCCCCTCGGCCCCCGATCCGAGGACGACGAGCAGGTCGTGGCGGACCGCGCCGGTGCGGCGGGCGATCTGGTGGGCGGCCTCCAGGGCTGGGCCGGGCCCGTCCCGGCCGCCGGATGCGGTCAGCGCCTCCAGCAGGGCGGGGCCGACCGCGCCGGGCCGCGCGGGGGCGGCGGGCGGGTTCGCGGGCCGGTCCGCGCCGGGCGCTCCGACGGCGCTCATGCGCGCGCCCCGTCACCGTCAGCCGCACCGCCGTCGGCCTCCTGGGCCCGCACGCGGCCGCGCCCGAGCGCCAGGTGTCCGACCAGGCCGATGAGCAGAGCGGCGAGAACGCCCAGGTTCGCGCCCGCCCAGGCGCCGTCGCGCCCGCCCAGGGGACCGAGCAGGTAGCCCTGCCAGCCCAGCCAGGAGGCGGCGGTGTTGACCACGAACCCCCAGCCGACCGCCGTGCCGGCCGCCACGAGGGCGATCGCCTCCCAGTTGACCGAGCCGTAGACGCCGTCGGGGGTGAACAGGGCGGCCTCGTCGTAGTCGCGGCGGCGCAGGAGGACCTCGGCGATCATGACGCCGGCCCAGGCGGCGATGACCACGCCGAGGGTGGTCAGGAACCCCTGGAAGGGGCCGAGGAAGTCCTTGGCGCCCAGGACGACGGCGATGGTGCCGACCGTCATGATCGTGGCGTCGACGGCGGTGGCGACGTACCTCCTGACGGGCAGGCCCGCGGCCAGCAGGGACAGGCCCGAGGAGTACAGGTCCAGAATGATGCCGCCCGCGAGCCCCAGGATCGCCACGAGCGCGAAGGGGATGAGGAACCAGGTGGGCAGGATGGCGGCGAGCGCGCCGATGGGGTCGGAGTCGATGGCGGTGCCGAGAGCGGCGTCGGACCCCACGAGCATGGTGCCGGCTATGACGAGGACGACGCAGGGCAGGGAAGAGCCGAAGGCCGTCCAGCCGATGACGCCGGGGGTCGAGGCGGTGCGCGGCAGGTAGCGGGAGTAGTCGGCGGCGGCGTTGACCCAGCCCAGGCCGAAGCCGGTGGCGACCATGACGAGGGCGCCGATGAAGGCGGCCGCGCCCCCGGCGGGGAGGGCGGCCAGCGCCCGGAGGTCGATCCTGGGGGCGACGAGCAGCAGGTAGACGACGGTGAGGACGCCGGTGGCCAGGGTGATCCAGGTCTGGACCCTCATAATGGTGTCGAAGCCGAGGATGCCGGCGAAGGCGGCCAGGCCCACGGTGAGCAGGAAGCCGACGATCTGGGCGCCCGCCCGGTTGTGCCATCCCAGGGTCTGCAGGACGGTGGCCGAGGCGAGGGTGGCGGTCACGCACAGGACGGTCTCCCAGCCGAC is part of the Actinomyces sp. oral taxon 414 genome and encodes:
- a CDS encoding purine-cytosine permease family protein — encoded protein: MSPDPAAPDPRPAPASGSIPAPDPASRIENAGLDVIAESERKGRPRDLFMPWFAANISVLGLSWGAWVLGFGLSFAQAAIAGAIGVVVSFLACGVVAVLGKRGSAPTLALSRAAFGYNGNRLSAAISWMLTVGWETVLCVTATLASATVLQTLGWHNRAGAQIVGFLLTVGLAAFAGILGFDTIMRVQTWITLATGVLTVVYLLLVAPRIDLRALAALPAGGAAAFIGALVMVATGFGLGWVNAAADYSRYLPRTASTPGVIGWTAFGSSLPCVVLVIAGTMLVGSDAALGTAIDSDPIGALAAILPTWFLIPFALVAILGLAGGIILDLYSSGLSLLAAGLPVRRYVATAVDATIMTVGTIAVVLGAKDFLGPFQGFLTTLGVVIAAWAGVMIAEVLLRRRDYDEAALFTPDGVYGSVNWEAIALVAAGTAVGWGFVVNTAASWLGWQGYLLGPLGGRDGAWAGANLGVLAALLIGLVGHLALGRGRVRAQEADGGAADGDGARA
- a CDS encoding MmcQ/YjbR family DNA-binding protein; translation: MNADELRARAHEIARSLPGSRLDRPFGPDWDVYKVRGRIFALLTETTGPQMLTLKADPEDGAALRRQYADIAPGYHMNKRHWITLTPGESLDADLVRELVVVSYLLVVEGLARRTRPVDPAAYARAAGLTG
- a CDS encoding CsbD family protein, encoding MADKDAIYDRVAGKVKETAGKVTGDKETETEGRLQNIEGKVAEKFGEVKDEVAEKADDVKGAVKGVAARFKKDE
- a CDS encoding purine-nucleoside phosphorylase; the protein is MSAVGAPGADRPANPPAAPARPGAVGPALLEALTASGGRDGPGPALEAAHQIARRTGAVRHDLLVVLGSGAEGALAAWGEPAAALPLSDLPGVPAPAAPGHADRLDSFERAAGAGGPARVLVAHGRTHLYEGRGTTPVVALVRAAAAAGVRAAVLINANGCLRDWRIGEVMTITDHLNLSGASPFAGTVFVDVRGVWDPELAGVLSALTRRAGTYAMVRGPEYQTMAETRMLASLGADCVGMSTVLEAVALHQLGVRVAGMSVVSDLSLSAEPTDPDEVVRLAAAAHPVLAAGVGAVLETALEMREGSDGA